In the Leptolyngbya sp. SIO1E4 genome, one interval contains:
- a CDS encoding metal ABC transporter permease yields the protein MTIEAEFTRVIGLFQLPFMQRALMGGVLTGLMGGLLGSFTILRQLSFFSDALGHSALLGISIGLLLGFNPSWVLLPFAVVFALVVTYFLERTHLWTDALLNIIYSSSLAVGIILLSFRDEYQGGITHLLFGDILAVQTADLIFSAMLLGVCAGFIGLTLRSQILLTLHEPMAIARGVSVSAQRTTFIVLLSLVVGISIKAIGVLLISAFVVIPACTARLLSRKFTHYILISAGLGAVSAVIGMLLSALFDLPSGPSIVTVQMGMFLLTALIPTARVLIS from the coding sequence ATGACCATTGAGGCTGAATTCACCCGCGTTATCGGACTGTTTCAACTGCCCTTCATGCAGCGGGCGCTGATGGGGGGCGTGTTGACTGGGCTAATGGGGGGCTTACTCGGGAGCTTTACCATCCTCCGGCAACTTTCCTTTTTCAGCGATGCGCTCGGACATTCCGCCCTGCTGGGCATCAGTATTGGGCTGCTACTCGGCTTCAATCCATCCTGGGTGCTGCTGCCCTTTGCGGTGGTGTTTGCCCTGGTGGTGACCTATTTTCTGGAGCGAACTCACCTCTGGACTGATGCCCTGTTGAACATCATTTATTCGTCGTCCCTGGCCGTGGGTATTATTCTGCTGAGCTTTCGGGACGAGTATCAGGGGGGCATTACTCATTTGTTGTTTGGCGATATTCTGGCCGTGCAAACCGCTGATCTGATCTTCAGCGCTATGCTGTTGGGGGTATGCGCGGGGTTCATCGGCTTAACGCTGCGATCGCAAATTCTCCTCACCTTGCATGAACCGATGGCGATTGCTCGGGGCGTTTCCGTCTCGGCCCAGCGCACAACCTTCATTGTGCTGCTCTCCCTGGTGGTGGGCATTTCCATCAAAGCGATCGGCGTCTTGCTGATCAGTGCCTTTGTCGTCATTCCGGCCTGTACTGCTCGTCTGCTCAGCCGTAAATTCACCCACTACATCCTCATCTCCGCTGGCTTGGGCGCAGTGAGTGCGGTCATCGGTATGCTCCTTTCCGCCCTGTTTGATTTACCCTCCGGCCCTAGCATCGTCACCGTGCAAATGGGGATGTTTCTGCTGACCGCGCTCATTCCAACGGCCCGTGTTCTGATTTCCTAA
- a CDS encoding metal ABC transporter ATP-binding protein, which produces MNDPVLVVQGLTVYRGTHLAVQDVSFTVPAGTDTAIIGPNGAGKSTLIQALLGILPRQAGQVSVLGHSLSAKGVLSPAVRQQIAYLPQNFLFDRRIPITASELVGLGWDRIGPQLPWVGGRARRHAVRAALAQVEAWHLRDQLVSSLSGGETKRVLLAYCLARPRSLLILDEAPAGLDVLGESEFYQLLHQLKKEQGWAILQISHDLDMVRRSCDRVLCINRKLLCQGTPDHALAPEQLSLAYGSDFVRYHHTCQLPHHHDH; this is translated from the coding sequence TTGAACGATCCGGTTTTAGTGGTGCAGGGGTTAACGGTGTATCGCGGGACGCATCTGGCGGTACAGGATGTGTCCTTTACGGTACCTGCGGGCACCGACACCGCGATTATTGGTCCCAATGGAGCCGGAAAAAGCACCCTGATCCAGGCGTTGCTAGGCATTTTGCCGCGGCAAGCGGGACAGGTTTCGGTGCTGGGTCATTCTCTGTCTGCGAAGGGGGTTCTGTCCCCAGCAGTGCGACAGCAGATTGCTTATTTGCCCCAGAACTTTTTGTTTGATCGCCGCATTCCAATCACCGCGTCTGAGCTGGTGGGCTTAGGTTGGGATCGCATCGGGCCGCAACTGCCCTGGGTGGGTGGACGGGCGCGTCGTCACGCGGTGCGAGCCGCGCTGGCTCAGGTGGAGGCCTGGCACCTGCGCGATCAGCTCGTGAGCAGTTTGTCCGGTGGGGAAACCAAGCGGGTGCTGCTGGCCTATTGCCTCGCACGGCCTCGCTCCCTGCTAATTCTGGATGAAGCCCCAGCAGGCTTAGATGTCCTAGGCGAGTCAGAGTTTTACCAATTGCTCCATCAGCTCAAAAAGGAACAGGGCTGGGCCATTTTGCAGATTTCCCACGACCTGGATATGGTGCGCCGGAGTTGCGATCGCGTCCTCTGCATCAATCGGAAACTGCTGTGCCAGGGCACCCCCGACCATGCCCTTGCTCCAGAGCAACTATCCCTAGCCTATGGGTCGGATTTCGTTCGCTATCATCACACCTGTCAACTTCCTCACCATCATGACCATTGA
- a CDS encoding zinc ABC transporter substrate-binding protein translates to MSRQFLQAAIQRTAWVAVGAIAFGLGSCAAPSTTSEAESPESEVAAAPEDPLQVVTTFLPVTQFTNAVAGDRAEVVQLLPTNVGPHEYQATPGDAQAIANADVLVKNGLEMEFFLDDMVENAGNAELAIIDSSEGIATLASADDHGHGHGEGDDHDHAKEEGHDHAEGEAHDHAHEEGEAHDHAEGEAHDHAEGEAHDHAEGEAHDHGHVHGEFDPHIWLDPKRAIEQVENIRDGLIAADPDGEAEYTANAEAFIAELQVLDADISEKLAPFEGQTFVVFHNFAAYFAESYGLQSETLVGIPEENPSPEDVKRVMETVQTEGLKTILTEPQAGQESFDAIAGDLDIGVSVFDPLETGDADAVQPDYYLTIMRQNTDNLVTGFESSTQTWLPLWVPQPVAMAPQRVGLRF, encoded by the coding sequence ATGTCTAGACAGTTTTTACAAGCAGCAATCCAACGAACCGCATGGGTGGCGGTAGGGGCGATCGCGTTCGGCCTGGGCAGTTGTGCCGCGCCCTCGACCACCAGTGAGGCGGAATCTCCAGAATCGGAAGTGGCTGCCGCCCCAGAAGATCCGTTACAGGTGGTGACGACGTTTTTGCCAGTCACTCAGTTTACCAATGCCGTGGCCGGCGATCGCGCCGAGGTGGTGCAACTGCTGCCAACCAACGTCGGCCCCCACGAGTATCAGGCCACACCGGGCGATGCGCAGGCGATCGCTAACGCTGATGTGTTGGTGAAAAATGGCCTGGAGATGGAATTCTTCCTGGATGATATGGTCGAGAACGCAGGCAATGCTGAGCTGGCCATTATCGATTCCAGCGAAGGCATTGCGACCCTCGCCAGTGCTGATGACCACGGTCACGGCCATGGTGAAGGCGATGATCACGACCACGCCAAGGAAGAAGGGCATGACCATGCCGAAGGTGAAGCCCATGACCATGCCCACGAAGAAGGGGAAGCCCATGACCATGCCGAAGGTGAGGCGCATGATCATGCCGAAGGTGAAGCGCATGACCATGCGGAAGGTGAAGCGCATGACCATGGTCACGTGCATGGTGAATTCGATCCTCACATCTGGCTGGATCCCAAACGGGCGATCGAGCAGGTGGAGAATATTCGGGATGGACTGATTGCCGCTGATCCAGACGGCGAAGCAGAATACACCGCCAATGCCGAGGCATTCATTGCCGAACTGCAAGTCTTGGATGCAGATATTAGCGAAAAGTTGGCTCCCTTTGAAGGACAGACCTTTGTGGTTTTTCACAACTTCGCCGCTTACTTTGCCGAGAGCTATGGACTGCAATCTGAAACGCTGGTGGGCATTCCCGAAGAAAATCCTTCGCCTGAAGATGTGAAGCGGGTGATGGAAACGGTGCAGACAGAAGGGCTGAAAACGATCCTGACGGAACCCCAGGCGGGTCAGGAATCCTTTGATGCGATCGCGGGCGACCTGGATATCGGCGTGAGTGTTTTTGACCCCCTCGAAACAGGGGATGCCGACGCCGTGCAGCCCGACTACTACCTCACCATCATGCGCCAAAATACCGACAATCTCGTGACGGGCTTTGAGTCGTCCACCCAGACATGGCTGCCTCTCTGGGTACCCCAACCCGTGGCCATGGCACCGCAGCGCGTCGGCCTACGGTTTTAA
- a CDS encoding N-acetyltransferase yields the protein MDFRNHTHDDSQAVVSLFTSVFGESEGEAEGTLIGQLAKDLLEKTDEHDLYCFVAVDDGQLVGSIFFSRLDLEDGIESFILAPVAVHSDHQGIGIGQALINHGLSELKNRGVSVVLTYGDPGFYQKVGFRIISHETIRAPFALSQPEGWLGQSLSGNPIETLSDKCACVEALSNPKYW from the coding sequence ATGGATTTCAGGAATCATACACACGATGACTCACAGGCTGTTGTGTCGCTTTTTACATCCGTATTCGGAGAGTCTGAGGGAGAAGCCGAAGGGACGTTGATTGGCCAGTTGGCAAAGGATCTGCTTGAGAAGACAGATGAGCATGATCTCTATTGCTTTGTCGCTGTAGACGATGGCCAGCTAGTTGGATCTATCTTCTTCAGTCGGCTAGATCTTGAGGATGGTATAGAGTCGTTTATTCTAGCGCCTGTGGCTGTGCACAGTGACCACCAAGGCATAGGCATAGGCCAGGCTTTGATCAATCATGGCCTGAGTGAACTGAAGAATAGGGGGGTGAGTGTTGTGCTTACCTACGGAGACCCAGGGTTCTACCAAAAGGTCGGCTTCCGCATCATTTCGCACGAGACAATAAGAGCCCCCTTCGCGCTTTCCCAACCAGAAGGATGGCTTGGCCAATCTCTATCGGGTAACCCTATCGAGACATTATCTGACAAGTGTGCATGTGTTGAAGCCTTGAGTAACCCAAAATACTGGTGA
- a CDS encoding pentapeptide repeat-containing protein, protein MRERFKKWWVIGAITTPVFLWILWWLWVLPDRRLQTDDGHLSHSERAPLAYPHRETLISNFGKIAAVAGGVFLLLNCRIAKRNTETADLSGANFCGADLNGFDFCGADLSSANLSGANLSGANLNGANLSGADLNGADLSGAALRYANLSGVDLRYANLSRADLRYANLSGADLNCTLLSDANLSDANLSGALLFFINSRKVLNLEPLQLKAKPSPFLCNVALPAYSQQPAVNPNRDCDRIPQLLSSRYDISLEEAQGIVDEARQHQWD, encoded by the coding sequence ATGCGGGAGCGATTCAAAAAGTGGTGGGTAATTGGAGCGATCACCACTCCGGTCTTTCTCTGGATACTGTGGTGGCTTTGGGTACTCCCTGATCGCAGACTTCAAACAGATGACGGTCACCTATCCCACAGCGAAAGAGCACCCCTTGCTTACCCACATCGTGAAACCCTCATCAGCAATTTTGGAAAGATAGCAGCGGTTGCCGGTGGAGTCTTCCTGTTACTCAATTGCCGCATTGCCAAAAGAAATACAGAGACTGCAGACCTCAGCGGTGCCAACTTCTGCGGTGCTGACCTCAATGGGTTTGACTTCTGCGGTGCCGATCTGAGTAGCGCTAACCTCAGCGGTGCCAACCTCAGCGGTGCTAACCTCAACGGTGCCAACCTCAGCGGTGCTGACCTCAACGGTGCCGACCTCAGCGGCGCGGCGCTCAGGTACGCCAACCTCAGCGGTGTCGATCTTAGATATGCCAACCTCAGCAGGGCTGATCTCAGATATGCCAACCTCAGCGGTGCCGACCTCAACTGTACCCTATTGAGCGATGCCAACCTGAGCGATGCCAATCTCAGCGGTGCCTTGCTATTTTTCATCAATTCACGAAAAGTTCTAAATCTTGAACCGCTTCAACTAAAGGCGAAACCTTCACCTTTCTTATGTAATGTTGCCCTTCCTGCTTATTCCCAACAACCAGCTGTAAACCCCAATCGCGACTGTGATCGCATTCCTCAGCTATTGAGTTCCCGCTATGATATTTCACTCGAAGAGGCGCAAGGGATAGTCGATGAAGCTCGACAACATCAATGGGACTAG
- a CDS encoding type II toxin-antitoxin system VapC family toxin: protein MRYLLDTCVISDFIKGEAGTLAGLKETPPVDVAISAITVMELRYGLALNPQRVKKIEPAIASILSSVTILPFTKTEAEQAAQIRAVLKSQGQPIGAYDVLIAATALQHDLIMVTANQREFERVANLQIENWRQS from the coding sequence ATGCGCTATCTTCTCGATACCTGCGTCATCAGCGACTTCATTAAAGGCGAAGCTGGAACACTGGCAGGACTCAAGGAAACGCCACCTGTTGACGTCGCCATCTCAGCGATCACCGTCATGGAATTGCGCTACGGCTTAGCCCTTAACCCACAACGGGTTAAGAAAATTGAACCCGCGATCGCGAGTATTCTCTCTTCGGTAACCATCCTGCCTTTCACCAAGACCGAAGCCGAGCAGGCTGCTCAAATTCGAGCTGTGCTTAAATCTCAAGGACAACCCATCGGCGCTTACGATGTCTTGATTGCGGCTACTGCCCTGCAGCATGATTTGATTATGGTTACAGCAAACCAGCGAGAGTTCGAGCGAGTTGCCAATTTACAGATCGAGAATTGGCGGCAAAGCTAG
- a CDS encoding phage integrase N-terminal SAM-like domain-containing protein has protein sequence MPWCHCIIRAVNKNVAASTQNVALSALLFLYRHVLEKELPYIGEIERAKKPQRLDIS, from the coding sequence ATCCCGTGGTGCCACTGTATTATCCGTGCAGTCAACAAAAATGTGGCGGCTTCCACTCAAAATGTGGCTTTGAGTGCATTGCTATTTCTCTATCGACATGTTTTAGAAAAGGAACTGCCTTACATTGGCGAAATTGAGCGGGCCAAAAAGCCTCAACGACTGGATATCAGCTAA
- a CDS encoding helix-turn-helix domain-containing protein, with the protein MKIFVLIVDDMFDTGLTAILDTLAFANEVISEQGDRIQFEVTITGVRPTVQTRLGLHVSAALATSLPHPDLVVVPALADKTPALLSAALQRPDVVEAQSMIQHWHRSGTLVTAACTGTYILAAMGLLNGMRATTSWWLASDFRKRFPKVILDDSQMLVVQEQRVTAGAALAHFDLALWIVRQHSPEVAQWVSRYLMIDGRPSQAVYAIANHLAHNDSLIEHFEHWVRQNLNSFTMTDAAKAMGVSERTLQRRFQEVLGRTPIAFVQDLRIEQAIYRLQVTDASVEEIAQAVGYLDGVTLRALLRKKTGCSVRELRRINKHLQS; encoded by the coding sequence ATGAAGATTTTCGTTCTGATTGTTGACGATATGTTCGACACTGGGCTTACAGCCATCCTGGACACCTTGGCTTTTGCGAATGAAGTCATCTCAGAACAGGGAGACAGGATTCAATTTGAAGTAACCATTACCGGTGTGCGTCCAACAGTGCAGACTCGGCTTGGTCTACATGTTTCAGCCGCATTAGCAACATCATTGCCTCACCCTGATCTTGTGGTTGTTCCTGCATTGGCAGATAAAACGCCTGCACTGCTAAGTGCAGCGCTTCAGCGCCCTGATGTAGTTGAGGCTCAAAGTATGATTCAGCATTGGCATCGATCCGGCACTTTAGTCACTGCAGCATGCACCGGTACCTATATCCTGGCAGCGATGGGTTTGCTTAACGGTATGCGCGCAACGACATCATGGTGGCTTGCCTCTGATTTTCGCAAACGTTTTCCTAAAGTGATCCTCGATGACTCACAAATGCTTGTGGTTCAGGAGCAGCGAGTGACGGCAGGAGCGGCGCTAGCGCATTTTGATTTAGCGTTATGGATAGTCCGTCAGCACAGTCCTGAGGTAGCTCAATGGGTATCTCGATATCTCATGATTGATGGGCGACCCTCCCAGGCTGTATATGCCATCGCCAATCATTTGGCCCATAACGACTCGCTAATCGAACACTTTGAGCACTGGGTCCGTCAAAATCTCAATAGCTTTACGATGACGGATGCAGCAAAAGCAATGGGTGTCAGCGAACGGACCTTACAGCGGCGATTTCAGGAGGTTCTGGGACGCACTCCCATCGCGTTTGTCCAGGACCTAAGGATTGAGCAGGCAATCTACCGTCTTCAGGTCACCGATGCAAGTGTTGAAGAGATCGCCCAGGCCGTTGGTTATCTTGACGGTGTTACATTAAGAGCACTGCTTCGAAAAAAAACAGGATGTAGTGTGCGTGAGCTACGCAGAATCAACAAGCATCTACAAAGCTAA
- a CDS encoding antibiotic biosynthesis monooxygenase — MLSHALVVKIIAKADRSEDVDQFLSAALPLAQAETFTPIWFAFRANATTFYIVDAFSSADDRQKHLEGQIAAALMSKASELLAEPPSIEPVEVIASKLPISV, encoded by the coding sequence ATGCTGAGCCATGCTCTTGTCGTTAAAATCATCGCAAAGGCTGATCGGAGTGAGGATGTTGATCAGTTTCTCTCCGCAGCGCTTCCTCTTGCGCAGGCAGAAACTTTCACACCGATTTGGTTTGCCTTCCGAGCCAATGCAACTACGTTCTACATTGTCGATGCATTCTCTAGTGCTGATGATCGCCAGAAGCATCTAGAAGGACAGATTGCGGCTGCCCTTATGTCTAAAGCATCAGAACTGCTAGCCGAACCTCCCTCGATTGAGCCCGTGGAGGTAATAGCAAGCAAATTGCCAATATCAGTTTAG
- a CDS encoding DUF2283 domain-containing protein, which translates to MKIQYFPDTDTLAIELTTKAVAATDAITDDLILDYDGDSKVVAITLDNYSKNVETVDLQALGVSFLAA; encoded by the coding sequence ATGAAAATCCAATATTTTCCTGATACAGATACCTTAGCGATTGAACTAACAACGAAAGCTGTTGCGGCGACGGATGCGATTACGGATGACTTAATTTTGGATTATGACGGTGATAGCAAGGTGGTTGCCATTACGCTGGACAACTATTCTAAAAACGTAGAAACGGTTGATTTGCAAGCGCTAGGAGTCTCGTTTTTGGCAGCATGA
- a CDS encoding metallophosphatase, with product MTHWAILSGINGNLPAYQAVLADIKRLRCEVEALYVLGDLIGLHPQCEALVQRVRQPQKDELEPQICIGWWEEQCFNLYGLGSDPEAKELLEQVGSAGVEQFWQSVSRETMQWLRSLHFGFFERDCLLIHGSTVGYHDTLTPETPPMQLLDRLLRAEANTLFCGRSGLAFQLQIPEGAVTSTITTLDSAAQTMTQTVRDRQIIGVGNVGREPGQATYTLYSPYTNAVSFRTVRYGTQGKGFGVG from the coding sequence ATGACCCACTGGGCAATCCTCTCTGGCATTAATGGCAATCTCCCGGCCTACCAAGCCGTGTTGGCTGATATCAAGCGACTACGCTGTGAGGTCGAGGCGCTCTATGTCTTGGGCGATTTAATTGGTCTGCATCCGCAGTGTGAGGCACTAGTGCAACGGGTGCGTCAGCCGCAAAAGGACGAACTAGAACCGCAGATCTGTATCGGCTGGTGGGAAGAGCAGTGCTTCAATCTGTATGGACTGGGCAGTGATCCGGAGGCTAAAGAGTTGCTGGAGCAGGTTGGCTCGGCAGGTGTTGAACAATTCTGGCAGTCTGTCTCACGGGAAACGATGCAGTGGTTGAGGTCGCTGCACTTTGGCTTTTTTGAGCGGGATTGTCTGCTCATTCACGGCAGTACGGTGGGCTACCATGACACGCTGACGCCGGAAACGCCGCCGATGCAACTCCTGGATCGCCTGCTAAGAGCCGAGGCCAACACCCTATTCTGCGGGCGATCCGGGCTGGCGTTTCAACTGCAAATTCCGGAAGGGGCGGTAACGTCTACGATTACAACGCTGGATTCTGCAGCCCAAACGATGACGCAGACGGTACGCGATCGCCAAATTATCGGTGTCGGCAATGTTGGCAGAGAACCTGGGCAAGCCACTTACACACTATACAGCCCTTACACCAATGCCGTGAGTTTTAGAACGGTACGCTACGGCACTCAAGGTAAGGGATTTGGGGTAGGTTGA
- a CDS encoding metallophosphoesterase family protein: MKIAVLSCIHGNLAALDTVLQDIDHHTVDQIYCLGDLVGYGPYPNEVVTRIRELAIPTCQGCWDEDIVEGLNACECSYPSLLAETRGRLAHEWTNQQVTPETRTFLANLPLTLHQDTLCFVHGSPHSQHEYLLPDTSAFIALERVLASGADTLFCGHTHVPYVRNLENSHLTLKVASPSVHPSTDSATPLPSLKRIINAGSVGEPRHGRPNATYVLYDTDTQEVTLREVEYDYTQTCAAIVDKGLPAIFAWRLSQGLEFAEKADDPTHVCER, from the coding sequence ATGAAAATCGCAGTGCTTTCCTGCATTCACGGCAATCTAGCGGCATTGGATACCGTTTTGCAAGATATCGACCATCACACAGTCGATCAGATCTATTGTTTGGGTGATCTGGTGGGCTATGGACCCTACCCCAACGAGGTCGTCACCCGCATTCGCGAACTGGCGATCCCGACCTGCCAGGGCTGTTGGGACGAAGATATCGTTGAAGGGTTGAATGCCTGCGAATGCAGCTATCCCTCCTTACTGGCAGAAACCCGAGGTCGGCTAGCCCACGAGTGGACCAATCAGCAGGTCACCCCTGAAACCCGCACCTTTCTGGCCAATCTACCCCTGACTCTGCATCAGGATACGCTGTGCTTCGTCCACGGCAGTCCCCACAGCCAGCACGAATACTTGCTCCCCGACACCAGTGCCTTCATCGCCTTGGAACGAGTCCTCGCATCCGGAGCGGACACCCTCTTCTGTGGCCACACGCACGTCCCCTATGTGCGCAACTTAGAGAACAGCCACCTCACCCTCAAAGTCGCTTCTCCATCTGTCCATCCATCCACCGACTCCGCGACCCCCTTACCCTCCCTCAAGCGCATCATCAATGCCGGTTCCGTTGGCGAACCCCGCCATGGTCGCCCCAACGCCACCTATGTGCTCTATGACACCGACACTCAGGAGGTCACCCTCCGCGAAGTTGAGTACGACTACACCCAAACCTGCGCCGCTATCGTTGACAAAGGCTTGCCTGCAATTTTTGCCTGGCGACTCTCACAGGGCCTGGAATTTGCCGAAAAAGCGGACGACCCCACTCACGTTTGTGAACGGTAA
- a CDS encoding GTP-binding protein, with product MLTVVAGPCGAGKTTWILQELAQTPTTAVYVTPGVGTVPIDATRVAARFPEVEIFHRQSEADLLQRLAAKMPIYFELGFHLEMEIPLLEALPHHRVAVCSDDSPDSGWSLWAETVIRGNRSGLNPQAAQLWRAPLRGQVFDPPSLDTFWQELSQGAYGEVHRAKGIFELADGQAFHFDFVNSLPGTAYTELKLPRWVQGRPNRFSGLEVVGHGLDEAAIAATLKDCYLSDSLLASHQAALRDSFSLEAS from the coding sequence ATGCTCACAGTTGTTGCGGGCCCCTGTGGCGCCGGCAAGACTACCTGGATTCTTCAGGAACTCGCTCAAACACCGACGACGGCTGTTTACGTGACACCGGGAGTCGGAACGGTTCCCATTGATGCGACGCGCGTGGCCGCTCGGTTTCCCGAAGTCGAGATCTTTCATCGGCAGTCCGAAGCAGACCTATTGCAGCGCTTAGCGGCTAAGATGCCAATCTATTTTGAGTTGGGCTTTCATCTGGAAATGGAAATTCCCTTGTTAGAAGCACTGCCTCATCATCGGGTGGCCGTCTGCTCTGATGACAGCCCGGATTCTGGTTGGTCGCTCTGGGCTGAAACGGTGATTCGAGGCAATCGGTCTGGGCTGAATCCTCAAGCCGCCCAGCTCTGGCGGGCTCCCTTAAGGGGTCAAGTCTTCGATCCGCCGAGTTTAGATACATTCTGGCAAGAACTCAGTCAGGGAGCCTATGGCGAGGTGCATCGGGCTAAGGGCATTTTTGAATTGGCCGATGGTCAAGCGTTCCACTTTGACTTTGTGAACAGTTTGCCCGGCACCGCCTACACAGAACTCAAGCTCCCTCGTTGGGTGCAGGGGCGTCCCAACCGCTTTAGCGGGCTGGAGGTGGTGGGGCATGGGCTGGATGAGGCGGCGATCGCAGCTACCCTCAAAGACTGCTACCTATCTGATTCTCTGCTGGCTTCTCACCAAGCGGCGTTGAGAGACTCATTCTCCCTGGAGGCGTCATGA
- a CDS encoding SidA/IucD/PvdA family monooxygenase, protein MAQPQIDIAVIGAGPQALTLVTHILQKKATFQNRIQVFDPSGTWMTQWHQQFAAQEIPELRSPAVHHPDPNSHALRTFAEGRYHELHPPYDRPGTRLFHDFCHAVMHRWQLQNTVIPAQVTRLEPLQKRPFRFRLTLHTGDTVLARRVVLATGGGQPTWPDWVHHVGSSYPTERLCHASQVRLPSLPSLTGETILIVGSGLTSGHLAVGAAKRGARVLMMARRTFQEKLFDADPGWLGPKYLKGFQAEPDMQARWQMVQDARNGGSLTPAMMTHLRKLERQGHVTFYEHCQVAAADWQENAWKVCCDNHSVHTCIAHQPVHRIWLATGTSLDIKAHPLLKDVLEKYPIATVNGLPILDEHLRWPGCELFLMGPWAALRVGPVARNLFGGKLASDRIVPALTKASLSFA, encoded by the coding sequence ATGGCTCAGCCGCAAATAGATATCGCAGTCATTGGTGCAGGGCCTCAGGCGCTGACCCTGGTAACCCACATATTGCAGAAGAAGGCAACCTTCCAAAATCGTATCCAGGTGTTTGACCCCAGTGGCACCTGGATGACTCAGTGGCATCAGCAGTTTGCGGCTCAAGAAATTCCGGAGTTGCGATCGCCCGCCGTTCATCATCCTGATCCTAATTCCCACGCGCTGCGCACCTTTGCCGAAGGACGTTACCACGAACTGCATCCGCCCTATGATCGCCCCGGCACTCGGCTTTTCCACGACTTTTGTCATGCCGTGATGCATCGCTGGCAGTTGCAGAATACGGTTATCCCTGCCCAGGTCACTCGCCTGGAACCGTTACAGAAAAGACCTTTTCGGTTTCGTTTAACGCTGCACACTGGCGACACCGTGCTGGCGCGGCGGGTAGTGTTGGCGACAGGCGGCGGTCAGCCGACTTGGCCCGATTGGGTGCATCACGTCGGTTCCTCTTATCCGACTGAGCGGTTATGTCATGCCAGCCAGGTCAGGTTGCCATCGCTCCCGTCTTTGACTGGAGAAACGATTCTGATTGTCGGCAGTGGTCTGACCAGCGGCCATCTAGCCGTCGGAGCTGCGAAGCGAGGGGCTAGAGTCTTGATGATGGCACGGCGCACCTTCCAAGAAAAGCTGTTTGATGCCGACCCCGGCTGGCTAGGGCCAAAGTATCTGAAAGGGTTCCAGGCTGAGCCAGATATGCAGGCCCGCTGGCAAATGGTGCAGGACGCCCGCAATGGCGGGTCGCTAACGCCCGCCATGATGACTCACTTGCGGAAATTAGAACGCCAAGGGCACGTCACCTTTTATGAGCACTGCCAGGTAGCCGCTGCTGACTGGCAAGAGAACGCCTGGAAAGTTTGCTGTGACAACCATTCAGTGCATACCTGCATAGCTCACCAGCCCGTTCATCGCATCTGGTTGGCGACGGGAACATCGCTCGATATCAAAGCGCATCCCCTTTTGAAGGATGTGTTGGAAAAGTATCCCATCGCAACCGTCAACGGTCTGCCAATTTTGGATGAACATCTGCGCTGGCCAGGCTGTGAACTTTTCTTGATGGGACCTTGGGCCGCCCTGAGAGTTGGGCCAGTTGCCCGGAATTTGTTTGGCGGCAAGTTAGCCTCTGACCGAATTGTGCCTGCCCTCACCAAAGCTAGCCTGTCTTTTGCCTAA
- a CDS encoding helix-turn-helix transcriptional regulator, producing the protein MNNSKSKDVCQVRCFNTELVAHVQNDLPSADTLETAQIIFGALADQSRLKILYALSHDQELCVCDVATLLGVKVATASHHLRKLRDLRILKYRNDGKLAYYSLRDQRVADILHHALRQLVD; encoded by the coding sequence GTGAACAACTCTAAGTCCAAAGATGTATGCCAGGTTCGGTGTTTCAATACCGAACTCGTTGCTCATGTTCAAAACGATCTACCCAGCGCAGACACCCTTGAAACGGCTCAAATCATCTTTGGCGCGTTAGCAGACCAATCACGCCTCAAAATCTTGTATGCTCTCAGCCATGATCAGGAACTCTGCGTTTGTGATGTCGCTACCCTGCTAGGGGTTAAGGTGGCGACGGCCTCCCATCATCTTCGTAAACTGCGTGATCTAAGGATTCTCAAGTATCGCAACGATGGCAAACTCGCCTACTACTCACTGCGCGATCAGCGGGTTGCTGACATCCTTCATCATGCTTTAAGGCAGTTAGTGGATTAA